AGTCAGATTCTGCAATGTTTGAAATCAACCCAGTATTAAAAACTTCTGACAATAAAATTATAGCAGTTGATGCAAAAGTTTCTTTAGATGAAAATGCATTATACCGTCATCAAGATTATTTAGCGTATAGAGATATTCGTGAAGAGCACCCAATTGAAGTTGAAGCAAAAGCTGCTGGATTAAACTATGTTGCTTTAGACGGAAACGTAGGATGTATGGTAAACGGAGCTGGATTGGCAATGGGAACTATGGATTTAATTAAACAAGCAGGTGGAGAACCAGCTAACTTCTTAGATGTTGGAGGTACTGCAGATGCAAAAAGAGTTGAAATTGCTTTTAGAATTATTTTAAAAGATCCTAATGTTAAGGCAATTTTGGTAAATATTTTTGGAGGTATTGTTCGTTGTGATCGTGTAGCACAAGGAGTGGTAGATGCTTACAAAAACATGAAAAATGCGATTAATGTGCCAATTATTGTAAGGTTACAAGGAACTAACGCAGTAGAAGCAAAAGCATTAATTGATGCTCAAGAAGGATTAAATGTAATTTCAGCAGTTGAGTTCCAAGAAGCTGCAGAAAAAGTACAAGAAGTATTGTCTTAATTAAAAGACCATATTTATATTCTAAAAAAAAGGCTCTGTAATTACAGAGCCTTTTTTATTGGTTATTTGTTTAAGACTTCTAATATCACTTCTGGATCTAACCTAGTTGTGTAATCTTCTGGAGTGTAAGCATACAATATAACTCCATTGGTGTCTACAACAAAAGTTGCTGGTATAGGTAACTCATAGTCAGTATTACCGTTGTGTTTTTCTATATTAAGATTAAAGTTGTTATAGATTGTTTTAATTTCATCAGATAACTCAAAAGCTAAATTTAATTCCTTTGCATAGCTATTGTCAAAGTCTGTTAAAATATCAAATTCTATATTATTTTTTTCAGAGGTAGTTAGGGAATTATCTGGTGTTTCTGGAGTAATTGCAACCAAGCTAGTATTAAGCTCTTTTAGTTGAGGCAAAATATTATTCAATGCTTGTAGCTCTAAGTTACAATAAGGGCACCATCCTCCTCTGTAAAAAGAAATAACGGCTTTTCCTTTTGACAGAATATTAGATAAACTTATTGTTTCTTTTTGGCTATTAGGTAAACTGAAATTAAGAAGTGTATCTCCTTTTTTGGGAGCTTTTGCAGATATGTGATTATCGACTAAATCTTGAGTAGCTTTAGTCATTTGTGCATAAATTTCTTTAGGAATTTTTGCGGCACCTTCTTGCTTTTTTTGTAATAACTGT
Above is a genomic segment from Wenyingzhuangia fucanilytica containing:
- the sucC gene encoding ADP-forming succinate--CoA ligase subunit beta is translated as MNLHEYQGKEILSSFGVGIQRGIVAQTPEEAVEAAKQLTEQTGTSWYVVKAQVHAGGRGKGGGVKLAKNLEEVKTISDDIIGMMLVTPQTSAEGKLVSQVLIAEDVYYPGESETEEFYVSVLLNRATGKNMVMYSPEGGMDIEEVAEKTPELIFTEEIDPGTGLLPFQARKIAFNLGLSGNAFKEMTKFVMSLYKAYEKSDSAMFEINPVLKTSDNKIIAVDAKVSLDENALYRHQDYLAYRDIREEHPIEVEAKAAGLNYVALDGNVGCMVNGAGLAMGTMDLIKQAGGEPANFLDVGGTADAKRVEIAFRIILKDPNVKAILVNIFGGIVRCDRVAQGVVDAYKNMKNAINVPIIVRLQGTNAVEAKALIDAQEGLNVISAVEFQEAAEKVQEVLS
- a CDS encoding peroxiredoxin-like family protein — translated: MSLTEQLLQKKQEGAAKIPKEIYAQMTKATQDLVDNHISAKAPKKGDTLLNFSLPNSQKETISLSNILSKGKAVISFYRGGWCPYCNLELQALNNILPQLKELNTSLVAITPETPDNSLTTSEKNNIEFDILTDFDNSYAKELNLAFELSDEIKTIYNNFNLNIEKHNGNTDYELPIPATFVVDTNGVILYAYTPEDYTTRLDPEVILEVLNK